The following nucleotide sequence is from Paenibacillus andongensis.
AAAGCTGATGAACCAATGGTTACGGCGAGAGCTATTTTTAATGCTACTTCGCGTTTTCATCATCCTGTACATGCAAAAGAGTGGTCTTCAGACACGATTGAACAGGAATTTGCTTCGGTTTGGGATCTGCTTCTTTTCGGAATCTCTAAGTAGATGAATGGACAAATAAAGCCCATCTGATGAAAGTAATCAGAAGGGCTTTTTGCTTTTGAATAGGAAGTTGATAGTCTCTAGAATCGAAGGAGCTCCATTTTACCCTAGCATCCGTTTGATCTCATCCGCAATAAGTCGTACGCCGATTTCGATCCGCTCCTCAGATACTTGCGTTACGCTAAGACTTAACAAATGTTCAGAATCAAATGCAGGTAAAAAATAAGGTTCGAGGTTCTGCACAATAACACGCTTCTTACGCAATCTGTCCAACAGGGTTGGGATGTGCAGATGAGCCGGGACGATGATATGGGTGTACACACCCGAAATTACCTCAGATGGAGTTTGATATGCGTTGTCACTGTTTGCAAGTAAAGCTTTATTCAGATGCATTAATCTACGCGAATAGGAATCTCTGATTTTACGCTTGCGCCGTTCAAACATACCACTCTGAATATAAATTTCTAAAGCTGCTTGTGAGAGCATGGAACTGTCGATGTCCGACAATTTCTTGTAGTTGCTGAATGTGGGCGTGAGGTCTGTAGGGAGGACGGCTGCGCCCACTCGTAATCCTGGAAACAAGATCTTAGAGTAACTTTTTAAATAAACAACATGGGTTGAAGCGTAAGCGAAGATAGGGTCAGATTTCGTATCGTTCTCCAAGTCAGCCAAATAATCATCTTCAATAATGTAGACGTCATAGCGTTTGGCTAATCGGGCAATTGCTTTCTTCGTTTGTTCCGTATAAGAACTACCAAGTGGATTATGGAAGCGGGGCATGGTATAGAAGAATTTAATATCTTCAGTACGGAACAGGCGCTCTAATTCATCTAGGTCGATGCCGCTGGCTGTTCTTGTGATGCCAAAAGTAGGGATTTGATAAATTTCTAAAAGGCGTATAAACAAATAATAACTCGGTTGTTCAAGCAATACGCCTCGTTTTCCATTTGGAAAAGGCATCAAAGCCAAGACGGATAAGGCTTGCTGCACGCCTGATGTAACATGTATGTTGTTTGGATTCGTGAATACCTGATAGTTGGCCAAATGCTTGGTTAGCACCTTTAATAACGAAGGCAATCCTTGCGGAGTTCCGTACACGAACAGTTCATTTTTATAGGTATCAATCGCTTTATTTATACAATGTTTAAAATCCAGATAAGGAAACAGCTCCGGGTCTGGAGCACCTGAAGAGAAATCATAAACCAAGTGTTCCGATGGATGGAAGGCATCTGTTCTCTTTTGTACCGCATAATACCCGCTTTGGGGGATGGAGTAAATGAGATGACGCTTCTCAAGCTCCGTATAGGCACGAATGACTGTGCTTTTATTGCAAGAATAGATGATGGACAACTCCCTTATTGAGGGGAGCTTTTGGCCGGATCGTATATGTCCATCCTCAATTTGCCGTTCAATATCATTGAAAATATGAGAGTATTTATGCAAAAATAATTCCCCCGCCCTTTAATTGTACCGGTACAGTTGGTTGGTAAAATGATTGTAGTGCTACAGTATTCGTTCTATGCTTATAACGAACAGCCGGCACCATTACCAATAAAGTACCATAAATCCGTTAGGAAGTGGGGGGGAATATGAATAACCGAAAAGGAATCAAACTTGCCTATATATTTGCCGTACTAAACGCGGTAATCATTGGATTTTCTTTCTTGTTTGCCAAAATAGCTCTTGACCAAGCTCACCCACTCGATACGCTCACCTACCGTTTTGCCGTTTCGTTCGCCGTTTTATCCATCCCGGTTATGCTTGGTTTGGTTAAACTGAATTACCGCGGCAAGCCGCTCGCCAAAGTGCTGCTGTTGGCAACGACATATCCACTAGGATTCTTCACACTTCAAGCGTATGGACTGCAGCATACCTCTTCGGCAGAGGGAGGCATCTTGTACGCATTCACGCCGATCGTAACGATGTTGTTTGCTTCAATGTTTCTAAAAGAAGGAACAAACGTCTTGCAAAAAATATCGATTTTCCTCTCTGTATTCGGAGTTCTATTCATTTTCATCATGAAGGGGAGTACGCTAGATTGGTCAAACATGACAGGGATCATCCTTTTGTTTCTTACTTGTGTGGCTTTTGCTGGATACAGTGTTCTGGCCCGATCGCTTTCGAAACAGTTTAGCCCAGTGGAGATCAGTTATTTTATGCTCGGTATCGGATTTGCTACCTTTCTTGTTATTTCGCTTACTAATCATGCTAGTGAGGGGACATTCGAGGCCTTTCTTTCACCGCTGTCTAAACCGTCTTTTATTGTGGCCATTCTCTTCCTAGGCTTGATATCCTCACTGGTGACAGCTTTGACTGGTAACTATGTCTTATCTAGGATAGAAGCCTCCAAAATGAGCGTGTTCACTAATTTATCAACGATCGTCTCCATTGCAGCAGGGGCCCTTTTTCTTGGGGAAAAAGTGACTGTGTATCACTTGATTGGCTCTGTGATGATTCTAGCCGGGGTGATCGGGACGCAATATTTAGGACGATATAAAGTGGCATTGCCAAAAGTTGAAGTTGATCGTGTAAAAGGGAAACGAGTGAATGGAAGATAGGGGAATTGCAGTTATGTTATTATGCCCCGTAGTTGCTGCCCACTATGACGCCACGAGGCGTCTTTTTTCGTTTTCTCTAAAAGTGGCAGGGAATAGTTTTTTATATCTAAATCGTTACATACAATTAGGTAAAGTATTAGCGGGAAGGGGCACAAGCTGATGGAACAAACGTTGTTTGAGCATCGATTTTGGCTGCAAATTTTAGGGGATCATGCGAGGTTTATTTATAATGCGCTTGCTCCTATGGAGCTCAAAGATATTGCTATCGCCCATTCCTTCATAAACCAATATGATCAACTCCTTGATCAAGCGCGAACGAAGGAAGATAGCAATTTGGCTCAATTAAACAAACAAGCTTACGATTTAACGTCTAATTTACGCGAATACAAACTGAATCTTTTAGATCGTCTTTTACTCGGGCAAATAAAGCTTGGATTAACACCGACATTTATCAATCATATGGTGAATGAGCTGGAGGAGTACTTCAAAATACTCATCGTGCTTCTGGAGGGTAAGCCGGTTCCGAAGTATGCTCCTTTGCATCATGATTTGCTTTGGCTGACGGATGCTGCTGGCCATGCGGCTATTATTGCGATGGACTTGGATCTGGTAGAGAAGAGATTAATCAAGAAGAGCAAGCAATTTGAAAAGAATTTCAACGAGTTTTATTTAAAAGCGATTGAACTTACAGGTTATTTACGTACGTTGCGAGCTAGTTACCCATCAATTCACAAATTCCATTCTGATGTTAATATGGAAATGTCTATATTCATGGCTTTCTTGAAAGAAGTTGAGGAGCTTGGGTTAAGTGCAGAGCTGTTATCGCGGATTAACCCTCTCGTGCCGGATCATATGTATCGCGAAGAATGCTACTATTTATTAAAGTTGTCTCAAAACGGAGTTGTTCCCCCGCACAATTGTGATCCCACAAAACCTAGGATCATGTAGGTTCTATAAAGAAGCTCCATTAAGAAGACGATAAGAAGACGATAAAAGGGCAGTTCCTAATTGGAATCTGCCTTTTTCATATATATTTAAAAAAACTTTCGAATT
It contains:
- a CDS encoding DMT family transporter, whose amino-acid sequence is MNNRKGIKLAYIFAVLNAVIIGFSFLFAKIALDQAHPLDTLTYRFAVSFAVLSIPVMLGLVKLNYRGKPLAKVLLLATTYPLGFFTLQAYGLQHTSSAEGGILYAFTPIVTMLFASMFLKEGTNVLQKISIFLSVFGVLFIFIMKGSTLDWSNMTGIILLFLTCVAFAGYSVLARSLSKQFSPVEISYFMLGIGFATFLVISLTNHASEGTFEAFLSPLSKPSFIVAILFLGLISSLVTALTGNYVLSRIEASKMSVFTNLSTIVSIAAGALFLGEKVTVYHLIGSVMILAGVIGTQYLGRYKVALPKVEVDRVKGKRVNGR
- a CDS encoding DUF2935 domain-containing protein — translated: MEQTLFEHRFWLQILGDHARFIYNALAPMELKDIAIAHSFINQYDQLLDQARTKEDSNLAQLNKQAYDLTSNLREYKLNLLDRLLLGQIKLGLTPTFINHMVNELEEYFKILIVLLEGKPVPKYAPLHHDLLWLTDAAGHAAIIAMDLDLVEKRLIKKSKQFEKNFNEFYLKAIELTGYLRTLRASYPSIHKFHSDVNMEMSIFMAFLKEVEELGLSAELLSRINPLVPDHMYREECYYLLKLSQNGVVPPHNCDPTKPRIM
- a CDS encoding PLP-dependent aminotransferase family protein, encoding MHKYSHIFNDIERQIEDGHIRSGQKLPSIRELSIIYSCNKSTVIRAYTELEKRHLIYSIPQSGYYAVQKRTDAFHPSEHLVYDFSSGAPDPELFPYLDFKHCINKAIDTYKNELFVYGTPQGLPSLLKVLTKHLANYQVFTNPNNIHVTSGVQQALSVLALMPFPNGKRGVLLEQPSYYLFIRLLEIYQIPTFGITRTASGIDLDELERLFRTEDIKFFYTMPRFHNPLGSSYTEQTKKAIARLAKRYDVYIIEDDYLADLENDTKSDPIFAYASTHVVYLKSYSKILFPGLRVGAAVLPTDLTPTFSNYKKLSDIDSSMLSQAALEIYIQSGMFERRKRKIRDSYSRRLMHLNKALLANSDNAYQTPSEVISGVYTHIIVPAHLHIPTLLDRLRKKRVIVQNLEPYFLPAFDSEHLLSLSVTQVSEERIEIGVRLIADEIKRMLG